From the Pirellulales bacterium genome, the window GGCCAGTTATTGGCAGCCTGACTTCAACCATGAGGAACGTCGACCGCTCGGCGAATATGTCGAAGAGTTGCAATCGCGAATGACCGACGCGGTGCGGCTGCGATTGCAGAGCGACGTGCCGCTGGGGGCGTTTCTTTCTGGTGGGATCGATTCGTCGATCGTCGTCGGCCTGATGAGCCGATTGAGCGGAAGTCCCGTGAAAACATTTTCAATCGGCTTTCCCGAATCGGATTACGATGAAACCCGCTACGCACGCGAAGTCGCCGAGCGCTTCGGTACGGAGCATCACGAGCTGCGCGTCGAGCCGAACGCCTTGGAGATTCTGCCGAAGCTGGCCTGGCACTACGACGAGCCGATGGCCGACAGTTCAGCGGTGCCGACCTGGTATGTCGCGGAGCTGACGCACCGAGAGGTGAAAGTGGCGCTCACCGGCGATGGCGGGGACGAACTTTTCGCGGGCTACGATCGTTATCGGGCGGTGCGGCTATCGACACTGTTCGACAGGCTGCCCGGCCCGTTGCGGCGGTTGCTGGCGAGTTCCCTCTGGCAGCGGCTGCCGGGCGGGAATCGGCGGCGATCGTTCATCCGCCGATTGAAGCGGTTCACGGCCGCGCTCGGGCAGCCCGTCCAGCGGCGGTATCTCGATTGGATCGGCATTTTCGACGAAGCCGGTCGCGCGGCTTTGTACTCGGACGAATTCCTGGCCAGTCTGCCGAACGTCGATCCGACAGAATTCTTGAATCGGGCCTGGCGGCGAGCCGGCCGGCGCGACACGGTCACCGCGGCGTCGCTCGCCGATCTGACGACCTATCTTCCCTGCGATCTGTTGACGAAAGTGGATATCGCCTCGATGGCCCACGGCCTCGAGTGCCGGCAACCGTTTCTCGACCATCGGGTCGTCGAACTGGCGATCGCGATGCCAGTGCAATTCAAGCAGCGCTTCGGCCGCGGGAAGCGAATTCTGCTCGAGGCTTTCGACGATCTTTTGCCGCCGAGCGTTCGCCGCCGGCGGAAGATGGGCTTCGGCATCCCGCTCGAATCCTGGCTGCGCAACGAACTGAAGCAATTCACCCGCGAAGTGTTGCTCGATCGTGTTTCGCTCGGCCGCGGCTACTTCCGCCCCGAGGCCGTGACGCGGATCGTCGAGGAACATCAATCCGGCGCCCGCAACCACGGCTATCAGCTTTGGTCATTACTGGTCTTCGAGCTGTGGCATCGCCAATGGATGGAGGCCGCAAACAGGATAGACAACCCCGAACGGCGGTTCTAAAATCGGTAACAGTCCGCCCATTTTCCCGAGGAGATTCTTATGCCCCCGAGCGCTCGACCCGTTGGCGCATGCTTTCGCATCGCTCTTTTTTTGTGCGGCTGTTTCCTGGCCGGATCTTTGGCCGGCTGCGGTTCCGGGGAGCCGTTTTCGTACGTGCCAGTCAGCGGCAAAGTTACCTACGCCGACGGCACCCCTATTCCGGCAAAACTCAAATTGATTTTCATTGCCGTTAACCCGCCGACAGCCGACGCGGGTACCGTTCCCAAACCAGGCGCCGCGATCACAAACTCCGACGGAACGTTCGACGCCGTCACCAGCCATACTTACGGCGATGGTTTGATTCCCGGCAAGCACAAGGTTGTATTGACCGTGTCAACCGGGAGGGGCGGCGAATCAACGACGGACCTCTTCGGGCCCGAGTATTCCGACCCGAACAAGACGCCGATCGAGGTCGATACGGCAAACCTGCCGATGGAGATCAAGGTGAAGAAGCCGTAGGGCTTAATACTGACCGCTTTGGATCGTTTCGCCGTCGTTGGAGAGCAGGATCTTGTCCCACACGCCAAGGCCCTGGGGTGGGTTGATGCTCGATATTCCCAACTGAATGTAATCGCTGATGAACTTGACGCTGCCATCGGCGAAACAGACATTGACGCCGCCCGTGTGAAGGCTACGAGCCGCTTGTTGCCAATTCGGCCAATCATCGCTCGAGCAGGACATCCCGATCTGCGATGTCTTGACGGCCCCACCGACGATCGCTTGGATCGCGGAGCAGGCCTCCACGTCGTCGGACTTGAGCCCCGGATCGGCTGCGTTCGGGCCGTTGCAGTCCCCTTGATATCCGGAAGCCCAGATCGCGCTCGGGCAAGCGCCGCTCATGGCCCAAACACCCCGGCAATCGAAAGGAACCAAGCCGGCGCGAATCTCGCAAACCAAGATCGTTTTGCTCGTTCCGTCCTTGATCTCGGTGGCCTTCAGCGCGACATTGGCCCCCATCACACCGCACTGATACTTGTTGCGCCAAACCGCCGCGCTGGCAGCATCGTCGGAATTGCTGCCAACACTCATGAAGCCCGTCGAGGCATTGGCGGCGTAATCGCCGCGAGCCCAGAGCGGAGTCGCGCCCTTCGGGCTCAAGAGCGAAGTCGCCGCGTTTTGCGAACCATCGAATGGCGTGGCGTTATAAGGATCGCTCGGACAACACATGACGCCCATGTGGGTAGCCCGCGCGGGCGCGTTTATCGCGTTGTTGATGGGTTGCTTCAAGTCCATCGTCTTGTAGATGTCATTCCCTTCGATCTGCGGAAGAATATCGATCACCCAGTTCTTGTAAAGTCCGGGAGAGTTTAAGGCGTGGTTGGATGTCGGAATCGGCGAGTTAATGATATTGGGCAGCCCCTTCGAGTCCAGCCACGTCGAACTTGCCGGGAACGTTCTATGGCCCGAGTGGAAATTCAACAAAGCCAAACCCAGTTGTCGGATATTGCTGGAACATTGCGATCTTCGGGCGGCCTCGCGGGCTGCTTGAATCGCCGGCAGCAAGAGCGCAATGAGAATGCCGATGATCGCGATCACGACCAAAAGTTCGACCAGTGTGAATCCACGGCGGCGCGCAGAGAGAAACGAATTGCGACGATCTACCTTGAACATGATGCTCTCCAATCTGAATAGCTTACGCGAATGGTATTGATGAGGGCGTCGCTTATTGTAGCAAAAACCTCCATCCGTGCCAAAACTCCATCATAAAGAATTTCCCGCGGAAATGAGATTCCGGGCATGCCCATCCCTTGAGGGGTAGAAAGCGTGCGTGCCGTTTCGCGGTCGGGTAACGCTTCTGACCAGTCCGCCGCGGCGGATCGGCCAGTGCCGAAACTTGCCCCGAACGCTGATTCAACAAGTCTTCCGTGAGTCGGCGGGTAATGCAGTAGGGCTATGCTATGTGCCAGTTCAGCACTGGCCGACTTCGCTGGCCACACGTCGCTGGCCGGTGCCACGCCTTGATGGCGGGCGCCGAATCGCGGGTTGGTTGCAACGCACCGGCCGGCGTTGCTCTGACTCAGCCTTCATCCTTCCGCCTTCATCGTTAATTCCGCCGCAGGATTCGCTGGGTTGACATCGGCCAGGCGCGTCACTATCATTCCGGGGATTGGTGGCCCTTCGGCTTCCAAGTGCTTTGGTGACAAGTTGTTCGGCCTTGGCTGCGACCTCCGCAGACGGTCGCGAGGAGTAATCTGTCGATGACCCACGTTGTGTGTGAACCTTGTTTCGATTGCAAATATACCGACTGCGTCGTGGTGTGCCCCGTCGAGTGCTTCTATGAAGGGGAACGGATCCTGTACATCCATCCCGATGAATGCATCGACTGCGAAGCCTGCGTGCCGGAATGTCCGGTCGAGGCCATCTTTCATGAAGACAACGTGCCGGAAGAGTGGAAGGACTTCACCGCCTTGAACGCCGAAATGGCGCCGCAGTGCCCCGTGATCACGGAAAAGAAAGAACCGCTGGCGGGCAAGGAATGACGGCCGAGCGCGCCGGCCATCGGAACACTTGGATCGCGCGATCACGAACAGAATTCTCAAGCCGCCGCGGGCTTTGAAGCCGCGGCGGCTTTTTTGCACTTCTGCATTCAATTCAATCGACTTCGTTCGCTGTCCTCTTGGCGTCCTTGGCGGCGGTTCAAACAAAAAGAACGCAGCCCGCCACGAATTCCCTGTGACGGGCTGCGGATGCAGACGCTGCGATCAGGTGGCGCGCGAAATTCTATCGCGCGTTCGGTCTGGGCGTCGCAGCGTTGTGATCGATTTGCTCGGCGAAGCCCGCCGGGGCCGTGTCGGGCCAATGCTCTTTGTCGAAGCCCTTCGCGTTGTCGAGCTTGGTCTTCGACACATTGACCACGAAGAACATGTTGTTCCCGTCGAGCTTCATTTGCAGCTCGTTAAACGGGATGGCGAATAGCTTTTCGCCTACTCCCAGCACTCCGCCAGACCCCAG encodes:
- the asnB gene encoding asparagine synthase (glutamine-hydrolyzing), which gives rise to MCGITGAVWIDPAAALDAATLERMTDLVAHRGPDDRGCYRSDYRLQTGAAPQPGVALGHRRLSIIDIEGSRQPLSNEDGTIWVVFNGEIYNFRDLRRRLEGSGHRFRTQGDVETIVHLYEDEGPDFAKHLWGMFAVAIWDAPRRQLVLARDRLGKKPLVYRAETNRLLFASELKCLLATLGVPREIDPGALDEYLTYQYIPHPNTIFRGIRKLPPAHYAVWRDGRLNVASYWQPDFNHEERRPLGEYVEELQSRMTDAVRLRLQSDVPLGAFLSGGIDSSIVVGLMSRLSGSPVKTFSIGFPESDYDETRYAREVAERFGTEHHELRVEPNALEILPKLAWHYDEPMADSSAVPTWYVAELTHREVKVALTGDGGDELFAGYDRYRAVRLSTLFDRLPGPLRRLLASSLWQRLPGGNRRRSFIRRLKRFTAALGQPVQRRYLDWIGIFDEAGRAALYSDEFLASLPNVDPTEFLNRAWRRAGRRDTVTAASLADLTTYLPCDLLTKVDIASMAHGLECRQPFLDHRVVELAIAMPVQFKQRFGRGKRILLEAFDDLLPPSVRRRRKMGFGIPLESWLRNELKQFTREVLLDRVSLGRGYFRPEAVTRIVEEHQSGARNHGYQLWSLLVFELWHRQWMEAANRIDNPERRF
- a CDS encoding DUF1559 domain-containing protein, with product MFKVDRRNSFLSARRRGFTLVELLVVIAIIGILIALLLPAIQAAREAARRSQCSSNIRQLGLALLNFHSGHRTFPASSTWLDSKGLPNIINSPIPTSNHALNSPGLYKNWVIDILPQIEGNDIYKTMDLKQPINNAINAPARATHMGVMCCPSDPYNATPFDGSQNAATSLLSPKGATPLWARGDYAANASTGFMSVGSNSDDAASAAVWRNKYQCGVMGANVALKATEIKDGTSKTILVCEIRAGLVPFDCRGVWAMSGACPSAIWASGYQGDCNGPNAADPGLKSDDVEACSAIQAIVGGAVKTSQIGMSCSSDDWPNWQQAARSLHTGGVNVCFADGSVKFISDYIQLGISSINPPQGLGVWDKILLSNDGETIQSGQY
- a CDS encoding ferredoxin family protein — translated: MTHVVCEPCFDCKYTDCVVVCPVECFYEGERILYIHPDECIDCEACVPECPVEAIFHEDNVPEEWKDFTALNAEMAPQCPVITEKKEPLAGKE
- a CDS encoding PRC-barrel domain-containing protein, translating into MKRIITGLLACGLVLSWAGGALAADPRPTENVSVPKTFRMTKLHGTEVRNLQNEKLGTVADFVVNMDTGTINYIALGSGGVLGVGEKLFAIPFNELQMKLDGNNMFFVVNVSKTKLDNAKGFDKEHWPDTAPAGFAEQIDHNAATPRPNAR